One Rhodoferax ferrireducens T118 DNA segment encodes these proteins:
- the osmF gene encoding glycine betaine ABC transporter substrate-binding protein OsmF, translating to MNTLLSRRWLIRCTPILLLASASVFAQAPVRVASKIDTEGSLLGNMMIQVLEANGIKTENKVQLGATKIVRGAITAGEIDLYPEYTGNGAFFFSDEKNPAWKNAKAGYELVKKLDADKNKIVWLEPAPANNTWAIALRQDVATSNKVKSLADLGPWLAKGGQFKLAASAEFIERTDALPAFQTAYGFKLKQDQLLTLAGGDTTVTIKAAAQQTSGVNAAMAYGTDGAIAALGLVVLDDPKGIQPIYAPAPLIRAETLARYPKIRDLLAPVFKTLDGPTLQALNAKIAVEGQDAKKVSADYLRAKGFIK from the coding sequence ATGAACACGTTGTTGTCCCGTCGCTGGCTGATCCGCTGCACTCCCATCCTGCTTCTTGCATCGGCCTCGGTATTTGCCCAAGCCCCTGTTCGCGTGGCGTCAAAAATTGACACCGAGGGCTCCTTGCTGGGCAATATGATGATTCAGGTGTTGGAGGCCAACGGCATCAAAACCGAGAACAAGGTGCAACTGGGTGCCACCAAAATCGTGCGCGGCGCCATCACCGCGGGTGAGATTGACCTGTATCCGGAGTACACCGGCAACGGTGCTTTTTTCTTTTCCGATGAAAAAAACCCGGCCTGGAAAAACGCCAAGGCGGGTTACGAGCTGGTGAAAAAGCTCGATGCCGACAAAAACAAGATCGTCTGGCTGGAGCCCGCCCCGGCCAACAACACCTGGGCCATTGCGCTGCGCCAGGATGTAGCCACCAGCAACAAAGTCAAGTCGCTCGCCGACTTGGGACCGTGGCTGGCCAAAGGCGGCCAGTTCAAGCTGGCCGCTTCAGCTGAATTTATCGAGCGCACCGACGCGTTGCCCGCGTTCCAGACCGCCTATGGCTTCAAGCTCAAGCAGGACCAGCTCCTGACGCTGGCCGGCGGCGACACCACCGTGACCATCAAGGCCGCCGCCCAGCAGACCTCGGGCGTCAACGCCGCCATGGCCTATGGCACTGACGGCGCAATTGCCGCTTTGGGACTGGTGGTGCTGGACGACCCCAAAGGCATTCAGCCGATCTACGCGCCGGCACCGCTGATCCGCGCGGAAACGCTGGCACGCTACCCGAAGATCAGGGATCTGCTCGCACCGGTTTTCAAGACGCTGGACGGCCCGACGCTGCAAGCGCTCAACGCAAAAATCGCGGTGGAAGGGCAAGACGCCAAAAAAGTGTCCGCCGATTACCTGCGGGCCAAGGGCTTCATCAAGTGA
- a CDS encoding patatin-like phospholipase family protein, whose amino-acid sequence MSISINGQQRRIGLALSGGGFRAAAFHLGVMRKLQSLGLFASIDLLSCVSGGSIAGAFVALNWGKASVLDELENYLATRSIAVSSVIGGILDPFESRLDKLAGTYDRDLFKGARLSALRGGPRIYLNATNLATGNMFFFVAGGAGPEEMGEHELGVVPGPDFSLARAVAASSAFPPVFPPLRLESPEYIPASQVDYVTLADGGVYDNMGVNPTLRARNALDYLIVSDGGKPFANDAQPTESGAMVLKAALDIMMEQIRGLEFDRMEHRHKAGLGPKPMWFSIDSVVGQAQDGDAQFAGSIATNLMALNAAQRAVLIRHGGALVESRIRGYAPELIQ is encoded by the coding sequence ATGAGCATCAGCATCAACGGGCAACAACGCAGAATCGGGCTCGCTTTGTCCGGTGGCGGTTTCCGGGCGGCAGCCTTCCATCTGGGGGTCATGCGAAAGCTGCAGAGCCTCGGGCTGTTTGCATCCATTGACCTGCTGTCATGCGTGAGTGGCGGCAGCATCGCAGGCGCCTTTGTGGCGCTGAACTGGGGCAAGGCATCGGTCCTGGATGAGCTCGAAAACTACCTGGCCACCCGCTCCATCGCCGTCAGCTCCGTCATCGGCGGCATTCTTGATCCGTTCGAGAGTCGCCTGGACAAGCTGGCCGGCACCTATGACCGCGACCTCTTCAAGGGGGCCAGGTTGAGCGCGCTTCGCGGCGGGCCGCGGATCTATCTCAACGCCACCAACCTGGCGACCGGCAACATGTTTTTCTTTGTCGCCGGGGGCGCTGGTCCGGAAGAGATGGGGGAGCATGAACTTGGTGTCGTGCCAGGCCCCGATTTCAGCCTGGCAAGAGCGGTGGCCGCATCGTCGGCGTTCCCGCCTGTGTTTCCTCCGCTGCGACTGGAGTCCCCGGAATACATCCCGGCCTCTCAAGTTGACTATGTCACGCTGGCCGATGGGGGTGTTTACGACAACATGGGCGTGAATCCGACCCTGCGTGCGCGCAACGCGCTCGACTACCTGATCGTCAGCGATGGCGGAAAGCCCTTTGCCAATGATGCACAGCCTACCGAGTCCGGCGCCATGGTTTTGAAGGCGGCGCTCGACATCATGATGGAACAGATTCGGGGGCTTGAGTTCGACCGCATGGAGCATCGGCATAAAGCCGGCCTCGGGCCCAAGCCCATGTGGTTCTCGATCGACAGCGTGGTCGGGCAAGCGCAAGACGGTGATGCGCAGTTTGCCGGTTCTATTGCGACAAATCTCATGGCGCTCAATGCGGCGCAAAGAGCGGTGCTGATTCGTCATGGCGGTGCCCTCGTGGAATCGCGCATCAGGGGCTATGCGCCCGAGCTGATTCAATAA
- a CDS encoding glycoside hydrolase domain-containing protein, with protein MLEGISTNRLCDSSATCLVAAGKAFVIRYYSRTTKQPEKQLRPKEAAEMARAGLQIAVVYQDRARLTEDFNLARGQLDGASAFASAGQIGQPAGSAIYFAVDVDFSAAQIKTFVLPYFKGVRAALDAASGGVSHYKLGVYGSGLACRLLKKTGLVELTWLAEATGWAESKTYTAWDIKQFVTNQDLCSIGNGWQRCTALPAFGQFQPAGFEVKAGEGELMKVSATQLNLRFVPTADANTPLATLPHGTLLRVLGVSAPGWVRVRVTLNGATFIGHVKASFLEAAPGLPPAPAPNPQIPAVYWKEDNRSATRQSTGGLASPIGEAGRPTRDPNAVAALRKQQLAAIGDWLDVEHSARYAGRDGVTFCNVYAADYCYLAAAYLPRVWWTSPAIARMAAGQAVTAAYAETVREMRADDLYRWLLDYGAMFGWRRVADATALQSTANDGGIGIICADRAAEGRPGHITVVVPEDAGNTAQHDAAGNVDQPLQSQAGAVNKRFGSAGRNWWLGAAFIDHVFFVHD; from the coding sequence ATGCTTGAGGGAATTTCCACCAACCGCCTCTGCGACAGCTCGGCCACTTGCCTGGTGGCGGCCGGCAAGGCTTTTGTGATCCGTTACTACTCGCGCACCACGAAGCAGCCCGAAAAGCAACTTCGCCCGAAGGAGGCCGCCGAGATGGCGCGCGCCGGGTTGCAGATTGCAGTCGTCTACCAGGACCGCGCCCGGCTCACCGAAGATTTCAATCTGGCGCGCGGCCAGCTTGATGGTGCCAGCGCCTTTGCCAGCGCCGGGCAGATCGGCCAGCCAGCCGGCAGCGCAATCTACTTCGCGGTCGATGTCGATTTCAGCGCAGCGCAGATCAAAACGTTCGTGCTGCCGTATTTCAAGGGCGTGCGCGCTGCGCTGGACGCGGCGTCTGGCGGGGTTTCACACTACAAGCTGGGCGTCTATGGGTCGGGCCTGGCGTGCCGGCTGCTGAAGAAAACCGGCCTGGTTGAGCTCACCTGGCTCGCCGAAGCGACCGGATGGGCCGAATCAAAAACGTATACGGCCTGGGATATCAAACAATTCGTCACCAACCAGGACCTTTGCAGCATCGGCAACGGCTGGCAGCGTTGTACCGCGCTGCCAGCGTTCGGTCAGTTCCAGCCCGCGGGCTTTGAGGTCAAGGCAGGAGAAGGCGAACTGATGAAAGTCAGCGCAACCCAGTTGAACCTGCGCTTTGTGCCGACCGCCGACGCCAACACCCCACTTGCGACCTTGCCGCATGGGACGCTGTTGCGGGTGCTCGGTGTGTCGGCACCGGGGTGGGTGCGCGTGCGTGTGACGCTCAATGGTGCCACCTTCATCGGTCACGTCAAGGCGAGTTTCCTGGAGGCCGCACCTGGGCTGCCGCCGGCGCCGGCGCCGAACCCACAAATTCCGGCCGTGTACTGGAAGGAAGACAACCGCTCGGCCACGCGCCAATCGACCGGCGGCTTGGCTTCGCCGATCGGCGAGGCCGGGCGGCCGACACGCGATCCAAATGCAGTTGCCGCCTTGCGAAAGCAGCAGCTTGCCGCGATCGGTGATTGGCTGGACGTTGAACACAGCGCTCGCTACGCGGGCCGGGACGGCGTGACCTTCTGTAATGTCTACGCGGCCGACTACTGCTATCTGGCGGCCGCTTACCTGCCGCGCGTGTGGTGGACCAGCCCCGCCATCGCGAGGATGGCTGCTGGCCAGGCCGTCACAGCTGCCTACGCAGAGACGGTGCGCGAGATGCGCGCCGATGACCTGTACCGCTGGCTGCTCGATTACGGCGCGATGTTCGGCTGGCGCCGTGTGGCCGACGCGACCGCACTTCAGAGCACGGCGAACGACGGCGGGATAGGCATCATTTGCGCTGACCGCGCCGCCGAGGGCCGCCCAGGTCACATCACTGTTGTCGTGCCTGAAGACGCAGGTAACACCGCTCAACACGACGCCGCGGGCAATGTCGATCAGCCGCTGCAGAGCCAGGCCGGCGCCGTCAACAAGCGCTTTGGAAGCGCGGGACGCAACTGGTGGCTCGGAGCTGCCTTCATTGACCACGTGTTCTTTGTGCACGACTGA